The genomic region ATAAAACCTGTCTCCATTTCTAATTCTGCCATTATAGCACCTCGTGGTTCAATACCAGGTAGGGAGATTTGTAAAATATCATGTACCTTCCCTTGACGCACAAAAAGAGCATTACCATGCCAACCATGGCCATGGGGTGACATGGTATTCAAAGGCACAGGAATCAAATTTGTTTCAGCTTTTAACAATTTAAGATCAATCAAACCAATGCGTTCACCAAAACGTTTATCCGCTTCTTGGAGTGCAAGAATATCAGCTTGTAATTCTGCAATAACACGTACAATGCGAGTAGGGTTGAAAATTTTATCAACACCTACGCATTTATGAACATTATAAGAAGCAACAACAAGATCATAATCGTTATCACAATTAACAGTATTTGGTCGGTAACCAGAACGATTACGAATAACACTTAAGAGAGGTTTATGAAGCTTTTGCTGGATAAATGCGGTGGGCCAGCGAAATTTTGGTTTATGAGGCTTCTTTATCATTTTATGTTTGAGTTAGTTGTTCAGTACACGTAAATATAATGCTAAAAGATTAGAAAATACGCGCTTATGTTAAAAACAAAAAAGCCCTGTTTCTTGAATGAAACAAGGCTTTTCAATAAAACAATAACTGTATAGTTAATTGCGATTTGA from Bartonella schoenbuchensis R1 harbors:
- a CDS encoding endonuclease/exonuclease/phosphatase family protein → MIKKPHKPKFRWPTAFIQQKLHKPLLSVIRNRSGYRPNTVNCDNDYDLVVASYNVHKCVGVDKIFNPTRIVRVIAELQADILALQEADKRFGERIGLIDLKLLKAETNLIPVPLNTMSPHGHGWHGNALFVRQGKVHDILQISLPGIEPRGAIMAELEMETGFIRIIAAHFGLLRHSRNQQVKMLLALLQKRSFMPTLLIGDFNEWRVGKKSSLNHFFPYFDITRGTVPSFPSRFPFLALDRIFAFPPHLVTKIESHYSPLARVASDHLPIKAHLNLANVMTMFKDQISEKN